In a single window of the Microscilla marina ATCC 23134 genome:
- a CDS encoding patatin-like phospholipase family protein has translation MANKKLTRVLSIDGGGIRGVLPGQIMVAIEQQLQKKTNNPEARLADYFDLMAGTSTGGILCAIYLTPDESGRPKYTAEQAVNLYLENGGDIFKKKMFSFGGITNEKYPSAPMEEALEKYLGNAKLSEMIKECLITSYDIERSNPHFFKRHKAIDNKGYDFYMRDVARSTSAAPTYFEPNHATSFAEVKYALIDGGVYVNNPTLCAYAATRKLDFGEDKIKPTASEMMMVSIGTGSTKYSYEYEKAKDWGAIGWIKPLIDIMMKGVSQTVDYQLKQIFDAVGKPDQYYRIEPKLVHAVSGMDNAGKENLINLRADGSESALDNEDKINKIVDMLIANA, from the coding sequence ATGGCTAATAAAAAACTTACCCGTGTTTTGTCTATCGATGGAGGGGGAATAAGAGGGGTGCTGCCCGGACAAATAATGGTGGCAATTGAACAACAACTACAAAAGAAAACCAATAACCCTGAAGCCCGTCTCGCCGATTATTTTGACCTGATGGCGGGCACTAGTACTGGTGGTATTTTGTGTGCCATTTACCTCACCCCCGACGAAAGCGGACGCCCCAAATACACTGCCGAACAAGCAGTGAACCTTTACCTGGAAAACGGAGGAGATATTTTTAAGAAAAAAATGTTCAGCTTTGGTGGCATTACCAACGAAAAGTATCCATCGGCTCCCATGGAAGAAGCCCTCGAAAAATACCTGGGAAATGCAAAGCTCAGCGAAATGATCAAAGAATGCCTGATTACATCGTATGACATAGAGCGAAGTAATCCTCATTTTTTTAAACGTCATAAAGCTATCGACAACAAAGGGTATGACTTTTATATGCGCGATGTAGCACGCTCTACCTCAGCCGCTCCCACCTATTTTGAGCCCAACCATGCGACGTCTTTTGCCGAAGTAAAGTATGCCCTCATAGATGGCGGGGTGTATGTAAACAACCCTACGCTTTGTGCGTATGCGGCTACCCGAAAATTAGATTTTGGGGAGGATAAAATAAAGCCTACTGCTTCAGAAATGATGATGGTATCTATAGGTACAGGTAGCACCAAGTACTCGTACGAATATGAAAAAGCCAAAGACTGGGGGGCGATTGGCTGGATCAAACCTTTGATTGATATCATGATGAAGGGGGTTTCTCAAACGGTAGACTATCAACTCAAACAGATTTTTGACGCCGTAGGCAAACCAGACCAATACTATCGAATTGAGCCTAAACTGGTGCACGCAGTGTCGGGTATGGACAATGCCGGCAAGGAAAACTTGATTAACCTAAGGGCTGATGGCAGCGAGTCGGCACTGGACAACGAAGACAAAATAAACAAAATAGTGGATATGCTGATTGCCAATGCTTAA
- a CDS encoding chorismate-binding protein, producing the protein MRRKALEQTLQTTPRLNLFQGFFQAALKNNLPIAIWRLPNQDTQNVVVDLSGQAQQMKLDLEESRPGFAFSRFLNPHLKQTYFLNADVHYSTKLDTIQYLTPPHALDNQWHQSQQRFLQAFEATLEAAPASPVHPKTPTPNRLHIASETDYSQLVHRGVEAIKAGLFKKVVLSRAKSVDLPANFDHVQTFMKLCQRYANALVYLVYVPEIGLWMGATPETLISTDDQQQFRTIALAGTQAHNHELPLSHTAWMQKEIEEQAMVSRYIINCFKKIRLREFEEVGPKTVIAGNLVHLCTRFKVDMQAVNFAELGTVMLDLLHPTSAVCGMPKETSQEFILQHEHYDRAFYSGFIGPVNITQATHIFVNLRCMQLLGNQAILYAGAGITEDSIPMREWHETEMKCKTMLDIIQ; encoded by the coding sequence ATGAGAAGGAAGGCTTTAGAACAAACACTACAAACAACGCCCCGCTTAAATTTATTTCAAGGCTTTTTTCAGGCAGCTTTAAAAAATAACTTACCCATAGCCATCTGGAGGTTACCCAACCAAGACACTCAAAACGTGGTGGTAGACCTGAGCGGACAAGCCCAGCAAATGAAGCTTGACCTGGAAGAGAGCCGCCCAGGGTTTGCCTTTAGTCGCTTTCTGAACCCCCACCTCAAACAAACCTATTTTCTCAATGCCGATGTACACTATTCTACCAAGCTAGACACCATTCAATACCTCACCCCACCCCACGCCCTTGACAATCAATGGCACCAAAGTCAACAACGTTTTTTACAGGCATTTGAAGCAACACTAGAGGCTGCCCCTGCCTCACCTGTACACCCCAAAACACCTACTCCAAACCGTTTGCACATTGCTTCAGAAACCGACTACAGTCAATTGGTACACCGTGGAGTAGAGGCAATCAAAGCTGGTTTGTTTAAGAAAGTGGTGCTCTCGCGCGCCAAATCGGTAGACTTGCCTGCCAACTTTGACCATGTACAAACTTTTATGAAACTATGCCAACGTTACGCCAATGCCTTGGTGTACCTGGTGTATGTTCCAGAAATAGGACTTTGGATGGGGGCTACTCCTGAAACCCTCATTAGTACCGACGATCAACAACAGTTTAGAACTATAGCATTGGCAGGCACCCAGGCCCACAACCATGAGCTGCCACTAAGCCACACCGCCTGGATGCAAAAAGAAATAGAAGAGCAGGCAATGGTTAGCCGATATATTATCAATTGTTTTAAGAAAATACGCTTGCGTGAGTTTGAAGAGGTAGGACCCAAAACGGTAATTGCAGGCAATCTGGTACATTTATGTACCCGTTTTAAAGTAGATATGCAAGCAGTAAACTTTGCCGAACTGGGCACGGTCATGCTGGACTTGCTACACCCTACTTCGGCAGTTTGTGGAATGCCCAAAGAAACGTCACAAGAGTTTATTCTTCAACATGAGCATTATGACCGGGCATTTTACAGCGGGTTTATAGGTCCGGTAAACATCACCCAGGCAACCCATATCTTTGTCAACTTGCGTTGTATGCAGCTATTGGGCAACCAGGCAATACTATACGCTGGGGCTGGCATTACCGAAGACTCAATACCTATGCGCGAATGGCACGAAACCGAGATGAAGTGTAAAACGATGTTAGACATTATACAATAA
- a CDS encoding imm11 family protein, giving the protein MKQEYFVLNETFVDDEIYIKNDGMNETERETVVEGKIIQRPQDVYEFYYAKKTLKDFVTSEVTTHVVSEKFKAVLDKIGVSGVAFYPAKLMRTPRSKKSFDNYFMMVVESVSAFDYKNSTYTGIEEENYIGTVQKLEVNASKIEGKHIIRLEELLFPIIITQELKEALEQAQVTGTEYMPINNFHFPVY; this is encoded by the coding sequence ATGAAACAAGAATATTTTGTATTAAATGAAACTTTTGTTGATGATGAAATTTATATTAAAAATGATGGTATGAATGAAACAGAGAGAGAAACAGTAGTTGAAGGAAAAATAATACAGAGACCACAAGATGTGTATGAATTTTATTATGCAAAAAAAACACTTAAAGATTTTGTAACTAGTGAGGTAACAACTCATGTAGTGTCAGAGAAATTCAAAGCAGTACTGGACAAAATAGGAGTAAGTGGAGTGGCTTTCTACCCTGCGAAACTCATGCGAACTCCCAGAAGTAAAAAAAGTTTTGACAACTATTTTATGATGGTAGTAGAATCTGTATCTGCCTTTGATTACAAAAACTCTACATACACTGGTATTGAAGAAGAAAACTACATTGGGACAGTTCAAAAATTAGAAGTTAATGCGTCCAAAATTGAAGGTAAGCATATTATTAGACTTGAGGAATTACTTTTTCCAATCATCATTACCCAAGAGCTTAAAGAAGCTTTGGAGCAAGCCCAAGTTACAGGGACTGAATATATGCCAATAAATAATTTTCACTTTCCAGTTTATTAG
- a CDS encoding hotdog fold thioesterase produces MLNTDVTPEILNQGGKNCMVGHVGIEITEVGTDYLCGKMPVDQRTHQPMGLLHGGASVVLAETLGSIAATLSVDTKKYFCVGLEINANHIRGVKNGYVYGKATPLHIGRSTHVWQINIRNEDEKLVCTSRITMAIREIK; encoded by the coding sequence ATGCTAAATACTGATGTTACTCCCGAAATATTAAACCAAGGTGGGAAAAACTGCATGGTAGGACATGTAGGCATTGAAATTACAGAAGTAGGTACCGACTATTTATGTGGCAAAATGCCGGTAGATCAACGTACTCACCAACCGATGGGATTGCTTCATGGAGGCGCTTCGGTAGTACTCGCCGAAACCTTGGGCAGCATAGCCGCTACCCTTTCCGTAGATACCAAAAAATATTTTTGTGTAGGCCTGGAAATTAACGCCAATCATATACGGGGAGTAAAAAACGGGTATGTATACGGCAAAGCTACCCCATTGCACATTGGCAGAAGTACCCATGTGTGGCAAATAAACATTCGCAACGAAGACGAAAAACTGGTGTGTACCAGTAGAATCACGATGGCGATCAGAGAAATTAAATAA
- a CDS encoding Crp/Fnr family transcriptional regulator codes for MHPLFAHISQEVAITPDDFNQTLHYFDHIHCKKKQLMIRAGESVSRQYFVIKGCLRSFLIDDHDREYTVQFGIENWWMSDFTAYFTGAKSILYLECIENCELLAISKSSMDKLYTYVPTLEHFFRQKLERAFVSFQKRIISNLHKSAEERYYDFLAQYPDIEQRVRNYQIASYLGITPESLSRIRTGRTQKG; via the coding sequence ATGCATCCTTTATTTGCCCACATTTCTCAAGAAGTAGCCATCACCCCTGACGACTTCAATCAAACACTGCATTACTTTGACCATATTCATTGCAAAAAAAAACAACTCATGATTAGGGCAGGCGAGTCGGTGTCACGCCAGTATTTTGTGATCAAGGGGTGTTTGCGTTCTTTTCTGATAGACGACCACGACCGGGAGTACACGGTGCAGTTTGGCATAGAAAACTGGTGGATGAGTGATTTTACGGCTTATTTTACCGGAGCAAAATCTATCTTGTATCTAGAGTGTATAGAAAACTGTGAGCTGTTGGCGATCAGTAAAAGTTCCATGGATAAGTTGTATACTTATGTGCCTACATTAGAGCATTTTTTCAGGCAAAAACTAGAGCGGGCCTTTGTTTCCTTTCAAAAAAGAATTATATCAAATTTGCATAAATCTGCCGAAGAGCGTTATTATGATTTCCTTGCCCAATACCCTGACATAGAACAGCGAGTGCGCAACTACCAGATTGCGTCTTATTTGGGGATCACCCCCGAAAGTTTGAGTCGTATCAGGACAGGCAGGACCCAAAAAGGGTAG
- a CDS encoding histidine phosphatase family protein: MKTKKIYLIRHGQTEYNLQGIVQGSGVDSDLNATGQRQAALFFDMYKSVKFDKIYTSKLKRSIQSVQRFIDAGIPVEHYSGLNEINWGSREGRKISEEDDAYYHELVRKWGEGEVDLPIEGGESPVMLQERQKPVLDKILSREEEKTVLICMHGRAMRAFLALMLNYHLKDMDKFEHTNLCLYELNYTGNMFTVDRYCDITHLKPMEEQ; encoded by the coding sequence TTGAAAACAAAAAAAATATACCTTATAAGACACGGACAAACTGAGTATAATTTACAGGGAATAGTACAAGGCAGCGGGGTAGATTCTGACTTGAACGCCACCGGACAACGCCAGGCAGCCCTGTTTTTTGATATGTACAAATCAGTGAAGTTTGATAAAATTTATACTTCTAAACTTAAGCGTAGCATTCAATCTGTTCAGCGTTTTATCGACGCGGGCATTCCGGTAGAACACTACTCAGGGTTGAACGAGATCAATTGGGGAAGCCGGGAAGGACGTAAAATAAGCGAAGAAGACGATGCGTATTACCACGAGTTGGTCAGGAAATGGGGCGAAGGAGAGGTAGATTTGCCTATAGAAGGAGGGGAGAGCCCCGTGATGTTGCAAGAGCGACAAAAACCCGTATTGGATAAAATATTATCACGCGAAGAGGAAAAAACGGTGTTGATATGTATGCACGGGCGGGCAATGCGGGCTTTTTTGGCATTGATGCTCAACTATCACCTGAAAGACATGGACAAGTTTGAACATACCAATTTGTGTTTGTATGAACTAAACTACACTGGCAATATGTTTACCGTAGATCGTTACTGTGACATTACCCACCTCAAACCCATGGAAGAGCAATAA
- a CDS encoding ankyrin repeat domain-containing protein, with the protein MGGDWKEMFYAAQDGNLELVRYHIRTGVDLNYRHPEFLTTALIVCTENGHTDIAQYLLEQGADPYLIDGFSGKNAFEVAKIYKRKPIAKLLKAYV; encoded by the coding sequence GAGGAGATTGGAAAGAAATGTTTTATGCGGCTCAAGATGGTAACCTGGAGTTGGTACGTTACCATATTCGCACAGGGGTAGACTTAAACTACCGCCATCCTGAATTTTTGACGACGGCTCTGATTGTATGCACCGAAAATGGGCATACAGACATTGCGCAATACTTGCTGGAGCAAGGCGCTGACCCTTATCTGATCGATGGGTTTAGCGGAAAAAACGCTTTTGAAGTGGCAAAAATATACAAACGCAAACCTATAGCCAAGCTCTTGAAAGCCTATGTATAA
- a CDS encoding o-succinylbenzoate synthase has product MLKLSYQKHTLQFKFEAGTSRGALTEHPVYYIKMWDSSSPDRAGIGEAAPLKGLSIDYRPDFEEQLSQIIENIEDLAIDQPARYEINEISNLVPAGFPAIRFGIEMAFLDWKNGGVKQIYQNRFYQGKQLLPINGLIWMGEPGFMQQQIAQKLGQGFGCIKMKIGAIDFDQECALLANIRERFTADQVTLRVDANGAFSPKDALKKLEKLSQFDLHSIEQPIRPNQLASMRKLCQESPIPIALDEELIGKLSINEKEKLLEVIQPPYIILKPTLLGGFIATKEWIDLAKRRKIGWWITSALESNIGLNAIAQFTAEYDEGTVHGLGTGGLYHNNIGSPLTIVKDQLEYQPKKFWEELPGFVE; this is encoded by the coding sequence ATGCTAAAGCTCAGTTATCAGAAACATACGTTACAATTTAAGTTTGAAGCCGGAACTTCACGCGGGGCGCTCACCGAACACCCGGTATACTATATCAAAATGTGGGACAGTAGCTCGCCTGACAGGGCTGGCATAGGCGAAGCAGCCCCCCTTAAGGGTTTGAGCATAGACTATCGCCCAGACTTTGAGGAGCAACTTAGTCAAATTATTGAAAATATAGAAGACCTGGCCATAGATCAGCCCGCCCGTTATGAAATTAACGAAATATCTAACCTGGTACCCGCAGGGTTTCCTGCCATTCGGTTTGGTATTGAGATGGCTTTTCTGGATTGGAAAAACGGAGGAGTGAAACAAATTTACCAAAACAGGTTTTACCAAGGCAAACAGTTGCTGCCCATCAACGGATTGATATGGATGGGAGAACCTGGGTTTATGCAACAACAAATAGCCCAAAAGCTGGGACAGGGTTTTGGTTGTATAAAAATGAAAATAGGAGCCATAGATTTTGACCAGGAGTGTGCCCTGCTTGCCAACATCAGAGAACGTTTTACTGCCGATCAGGTCACCCTTAGGGTAGATGCCAATGGCGCTTTTAGCCCTAAAGATGCCTTAAAAAAGCTGGAAAAGCTGAGTCAGTTTGACTTGCACTCTATAGAACAACCCATTCGCCCCAATCAATTGGCAAGTATGCGTAAACTTTGCCAGGAAAGCCCCATTCCTATTGCCTTAGACGAGGAGTTGATTGGAAAACTGTCTATCAACGAAAAAGAAAAACTGTTGGAGGTGATCCAACCGCCTTACATTATACTCAAGCCTACCTTATTGGGTGGTTTTATTGCCACCAAAGAATGGATTGACCTTGCCAAACGCAGAAAAATTGGTTGGTGGATTACTTCGGCGCTAGAGTCTAACATTGGGCTGAATGCCATTGCTCAGTTTACCGCCGAATACGACGAAGGAACAGTGCATGGTTTGGGTACCGGTGGCTTGTATCATAACAACATAGGTTCGCCATTGACTATAGTGAAGGACCAGTTAGAGTACCAGCCCAAAAAGTTTTGGGAAGAACTGCCAGGTTTTGTTGAATAA
- a CDS encoding SMI1/KNR4 family protein — translation MKLSKTNTTITQQDIDNWEQKEGIVLDKTFQRFLLEYNGGVPTHRQTHVGDLDETIIVNSFFSLEQIQEECKKYKNILPEHLLPIGFDELGNRICISKETTNNGGIYYYDLRWDLEDDETPEVFQYFLANSINTFINQLQDDVIQTTNDDLLELFSEPFKNETQIISLINSGWDVNTLIDGEYTAMQRLVLGEKINIKIADLLIEKGTNLSGALEQATVWNNMKAINYLIKHGANVNETNEENTPLLIEMVKSINIPVIQLLLEQGADKEATDEDGQTAKYWAKVKIKQGYKEAKKILTLLK, via the coding sequence ATGAAACTTAGTAAAACAAACACAACTATCACTCAGCAAGATATAGATAACTGGGAACAAAAAGAAGGTATTGTACTTGACAAGACATTTCAACGCTTCTTACTAGAGTATAATGGAGGAGTGCCTACCCATCGACAAACTCATGTAGGTGACCTAGATGAAACCATCATTGTAAATAGTTTTTTTAGTTTAGAGCAAATTCAAGAAGAATGTAAAAAATATAAAAATATACTTCCTGAGCACCTATTACCTATAGGTTTTGATGAACTTGGCAATCGTATTTGTATAAGCAAAGAAACCACAAACAATGGAGGAATTTATTACTATGATTTAAGGTGGGACTTAGAAGACGATGAAACTCCTGAAGTTTTCCAATATTTTTTGGCTAATAGTATAAATACTTTTATTAATCAACTCCAAGATGATGTAATTCAAACCACTAATGATGATTTGTTGGAGTTATTTAGCGAGCCATTTAAAAATGAAACTCAAATTATCAGTTTAATAAATAGTGGTTGGGATGTCAATACATTGATAGATGGTGAATATACAGCCATGCAAAGGCTTGTATTGGGTGAAAAAATAAACATCAAAATTGCAGATTTACTCATAGAAAAAGGGACGAACCTTTCTGGTGCTTTAGAACAAGCCACTGTATGGAATAATATGAAGGCAATCAACTACCTCATAAAACATGGGGCTAATGTGAATGAAACCAATGAAGAAAATACACCTTTATTGATAGAAATGGTAAAGTCGATAAATATTCCTGTTATACAACTTTTATTAGAACAAGGAGCTGATAAAGAAGCAACTGATGAAGATGGACAAACTGCAAAATACTGGGCTAAGGTGAAAATAAAACAAGGATATAAAGAAGCAAAGAAAATCCTTACTTTGCTAAAATAA